The Musa acuminata AAA Group cultivar baxijiao chromosome BXJ1-3, Cavendish_Baxijiao_AAA, whole genome shotgun sequence genome window below encodes:
- the LOC135620385 gene encoding N-acylphosphatidylethanolamine synthase-like isoform X2 gives MGRRIMEWAGRAEYLGGIPRALVVLAVGAFAKTVTSCLNSTSVHNPQALLHLVKFRPPGVPLLTVSNHMSTLDDPLMWGFKGFPSMDAKFARWVLAAEDICFKNKLFSYIFRLEGKVCQDKAPIRRLKWGTASLIVRAPITPIVLPIIHSGFEKVMPEKSFFGRRPPLPLCNKEIRIVIGEPIEFDLPSLKQEAIAATQDGCLQTLGWPKTFPDGLGEAAQRWIYTNISDRLRSVMESLRIFTSDKFNL, from the exons ATGGGAAGGAGGATAATGGAGTGGGCGGGGCGGGCGGAGTACCTGGGTGGGATCCCGCGGGCGCTTGTGGTCTTGGCGGTGGGAGCCTTCGCCAAGACCGTCACCTCCTGCCTCAACTCCACCTCCGTCCACAACCCCCAAGCCCTCCTCCACCTTGTCAAGTTCCGCCCACCTGGCGTTCCCCTCCTCACCGTCAGCAACCACATGTCAAC GTTGGATGACCCTCTTATGTGGGGGTTTAAGGGATTTCCATCTATGGATGCAAAATTTGCAAGGTGGGTTCTGGCGGCAGAGGACATATGCTTCAAAAATAAACTGTTTTCCTACATATTTCGACTTG AAGGAAAGGTGTGTCAAGATAAAGCTCCCATAAGGCGTCTAAAGTGGGGAACAGCCAGTCTCATTGTACGTGCACCCATCACGCCTATAGTCTTGCCAATCATCCACTCTGGTTTTGAAAAG GTCATGCCAGAGAAATCATTTTTTGGAAGGAGGCCACCGTTGCCTCTTTGCAATAAAGAAATCCGAATTGTAATTGGTGAACCAATTGAGTTTGACCTTCCAAGCTTAAAGCAGGAAGCCATTGCTGCCACTCAAGATGGATGTCTCCAGACTTTAGGATGGCCAAAGACTTTCCCTGATGGACTTGGTGAGGCTGCACAGAGATGGATTTACACTAACATATCTGATCGGCTTCGATCGGTGATGGAAAGTTTACGAATTTTCACTTCCGATAAATTCAACCTGTGA
- the LOC135620385 gene encoding N-acylphosphatidylethanolamine synthase-like isoform X1 has product MGRRIMEWAGRAEYLGGIPRALVVLAVGAFAKTVTSCLNSTSVHNPQALLHLVKFRPPGVPLLTVSNHMSTLDDPLMWGFKGFPSMDAKFARWVLAAEDICFKNKLFSYIFRLGKCIPIIRGGGIYQEHMNEALEVLNHGGWLHTFPEGKVCQDKAPIRRLKWGTASLIVRAPITPIVLPIIHSGFEKVMPEKSFFGRRPPLPLCNKEIRIVIGEPIEFDLPSLKQEAIAATQDGCLQTLGWPKTFPDGLGEAAQRWIYTNISDRLRSVMESLRIFTSDKFNL; this is encoded by the exons ATGGGAAGGAGGATAATGGAGTGGGCGGGGCGGGCGGAGTACCTGGGTGGGATCCCGCGGGCGCTTGTGGTCTTGGCGGTGGGAGCCTTCGCCAAGACCGTCACCTCCTGCCTCAACTCCACCTCCGTCCACAACCCCCAAGCCCTCCTCCACCTTGTCAAGTTCCGCCCACCTGGCGTTCCCCTCCTCACCGTCAGCAACCACATGTCAAC GTTGGATGACCCTCTTATGTGGGGGTTTAAGGGATTTCCATCTATGGATGCAAAATTTGCAAGGTGGGTTCTGGCGGCAGAGGACATATGCTTCAAAAATAAACTGTTTTCCTACATATTTCGACTTG GAAAATGCATACCAATAATCAGGGGTGGTGGAATATATCAAGAACATATGAACGAAGCTCTTGAAGTGTTAAATCATGGAGGCTGG TTGCATACATTTCCAGAAGGAAAGGTGTGTCAAGATAAAGCTCCCATAAGGCGTCTAAAGTGGGGAACAGCCAGTCTCATTGTACGTGCACCCATCACGCCTATAGTCTTGCCAATCATCCACTCTGGTTTTGAAAAG GTCATGCCAGAGAAATCATTTTTTGGAAGGAGGCCACCGTTGCCTCTTTGCAATAAAGAAATCCGAATTGTAATTGGTGAACCAATTGAGTTTGACCTTCCAAGCTTAAAGCAGGAAGCCATTGCTGCCACTCAAGATGGATGTCTCCAGACTTTAGGATGGCCAAAGACTTTCCCTGATGGACTTGGTGAGGCTGCACAGAGATGGATTTACACTAACATATCTGATCGGCTTCGATCGGTGATGGAAAGTTTACGAATTTTCACTTCCGATAAATTCAACCTGTGA